The Dokdonella koreensis DS-123 genome has a segment encoding these proteins:
- a CDS encoding S41 family peptidase, giving the protein MRRLAVPIVLALAAAPTVQAVPPGTTGLLRFPDICGETVAFVHAGDIYTAAATGGTALRLTSHEGRELYPKFSPDCRWIAFSAEYDGTRQVYVIPTAGGAPRQLTWYNDVGAQPPRGGTDYRVLDWTPDGANILVRANRVPTDDRGGRPYLVPFAGGMERPLAVPETGGGMLSPDGNHFVYTPIDREFRSWKRYRGGRAQDVWTYDLVNNTSQRLTDDPASDNQPMWIGDTIYFTSDRNYTVNLFQMPAGGGEPRQLTHFTDFDVLWPSAGRDAIVFEKGGGLWHFDPASGQAREIPIRVAGDFPQTVPAWKNVAGQVDSYDLTADGGTLLFAARGEVFRVSGKNRDVTNLSQTPDAREIGVTLAPDGRSFAYLSDATGEYELYLQPTDGGAPKQLTRDGGIWRFAPLFSPDGRHIAYADKQQRLRIVDVASGKTTDVDTSRNDDITEYTWSPDGRWLAYTLEADNNLTRIWLYSLKDGTRHPATSAASSANSPAFDPQGRRLYFLSNRDYNLTFSAYEQNYLYTNATRIYAVSLAADGPALYRDDAKAAAAPSPKDEKKKDGAKTPPAVRIDVDGLIGREQALKAPAGNYRGLSATSEAVFYIAAGSDRGGSAIDLRMLPLEADKDSTVVRGAGNYRLSGDGKLLLVQQRDKFALIEPKPDQDFAKGTVDLARMQLLVDPRREWRQQFVDGWRILRDWFYDPGVHGGIERWNAIRAKYAPLVDHVASRQDLDYLLQEIAGEANAGHVYVQQGDEPKIERRAGGLLGAEFEADASGYFRIARIYPGENWNPYSRSPLAEPGVAVKPGEFLIAVDGVDARSVKNVYQLLQNKGEVDVVLRINGKPAAAGSREVRVRTITSELGLRYLDWVASRRALVDRLSGGRIGYIHVPNTAVEGNRELFKGMLAYADKDALIIDDRYNGGGFIPDRMIELVARQPLNYWKRRGLDPQATPLLSHTGPKAMLTNGLSSSGGDAFPYYFKKLGLGKVIGTRTWGGLIGISGNPSLADGGSILAATFRFLGTDGRWAVENEGVSPDIEVIDRPEAIAAGRDPSIEKAVEVLLAELERQPAQRVTAPPPPTDFGEPQASAKR; this is encoded by the coding sequence ATGCGCCGTCTTGCCGTCCCGATCGTTCTCGCCCTCGCCGCCGCGCCCACCGTCCAGGCGGTCCCTCCCGGCACCACGGGGCTGCTGCGCTTCCCGGACATCTGCGGCGAGACGGTGGCCTTCGTCCATGCCGGCGACATCTACACGGCCGCCGCGACCGGCGGGACCGCCCTGCGCCTGACCTCGCACGAGGGACGCGAGCTGTATCCGAAGTTCTCGCCGGACTGCCGCTGGATCGCGTTCTCGGCCGAGTACGACGGCACGCGGCAGGTCTACGTGATCCCGACCGCCGGCGGCGCGCCGCGGCAGCTGACCTGGTACAACGACGTCGGCGCGCAGCCCCCGCGCGGCGGCACCGACTACCGCGTGCTCGACTGGACGCCTGACGGCGCCAACATCCTCGTCCGCGCCAACCGCGTACCCACCGACGACCGCGGTGGGCGGCCGTACCTGGTGCCGTTCGCGGGCGGCATGGAACGCCCGCTGGCGGTGCCGGAAACCGGCGGCGGCATGCTGTCACCGGACGGCAACCACTTCGTCTACACGCCGATCGACCGCGAGTTCCGCAGCTGGAAGCGCTATCGCGGCGGCCGCGCGCAGGACGTGTGGACCTATGACCTGGTCAACAACACCTCCCAGCGCCTGACCGACGACCCGGCCAGCGACAACCAGCCGATGTGGATCGGCGACACGATCTACTTCACCTCCGACCGCAACTACACGGTCAACCTGTTCCAGATGCCGGCCGGCGGCGGCGAGCCGCGGCAGCTGACCCACTTCACCGACTTCGACGTGCTCTGGCCGAGCGCCGGCCGCGACGCGATCGTGTTCGAGAAGGGCGGCGGCCTCTGGCATTTCGACCCGGCCAGCGGCCAGGCGCGCGAGATCCCGATCCGCGTGGCCGGCGACTTCCCGCAGACCGTGCCGGCCTGGAAGAACGTCGCCGGCCAGGTCGACTCCTACGACCTGACCGCGGACGGCGGCACGCTGCTGTTCGCGGCCCGTGGCGAGGTGTTCCGGGTCAGCGGCAAGAACCGCGACGTGACCAACCTCTCGCAGACGCCCGACGCGCGCGAGATCGGCGTCACGCTGGCGCCGGACGGCCGCAGCTTCGCCTACCTGTCCGACGCCACCGGCGAGTACGAGCTGTACCTGCAGCCGACCGACGGCGGCGCACCCAAGCAGCTGACGCGCGACGGTGGCATCTGGCGCTTCGCGCCGCTGTTCTCGCCGGACGGCAGGCACATCGCCTATGCCGACAAGCAGCAGCGGCTGCGCATCGTCGACGTCGCCAGCGGCAAGACCACCGACGTGGACACCAGCCGCAACGACGACATCACCGAGTACACCTGGTCGCCCGACGGCCGCTGGCTCGCCTACACGCTGGAAGCGGACAACAACCTGACGCGGATCTGGCTCTACTCGCTCAAGGACGGCACGCGCCATCCGGCGACCTCGGCCGCGTCCAGCGCCAACAGCCCCGCGTTCGACCCGCAGGGCCGCCGGCTCTACTTCCTGTCCAACCGCGACTACAACCTCACCTTCAGCGCCTACGAGCAGAACTATCTCTACACCAATGCCACGCGCATCTACGCGGTGAGCCTGGCCGCCGACGGCCCGGCGCTGTATCGCGACGACGCAAAGGCGGCCGCGGCCCCGTCGCCCAAGGACGAAAAGAAGAAGGACGGCGCCAAGACGCCGCCGGCCGTGCGCATCGATGTGGACGGCCTGATCGGCCGCGAGCAGGCGCTGAAGGCGCCGGCCGGCAACTACCGCGGCCTGTCGGCCACGTCCGAGGCGGTGTTCTACATCGCCGCCGGCAGTGACCGCGGCGGCAGCGCGATCGATCTGCGCATGCTGCCGCTGGAGGCCGACAAGGACAGCACGGTAGTGCGCGGCGCCGGAAACTACCGCCTGAGCGGCGACGGCAAGCTGCTGCTGGTCCAGCAGCGCGACAAGTTCGCGCTGATCGAGCCCAAGCCGGACCAGGATTTCGCCAAGGGAACGGTGGACCTGGCGCGCATGCAGCTGCTGGTCGATCCGCGGCGCGAGTGGCGGCAGCAGTTCGTCGACGGCTGGCGCATCCTGCGCGACTGGTTCTACGACCCCGGCGTGCACGGCGGCATCGAGCGCTGGAACGCGATCCGCGCCAAGTACGCGCCGCTGGTCGACCACGTCGCCTCGCGGCAGGACCTGGACTACCTGCTGCAGGAGATCGCCGGCGAGGCCAACGCCGGCCATGTCTACGTCCAGCAGGGCGACGAGCCGAAGATCGAGCGGCGCGCCGGCGGCCTGCTCGGCGCCGAGTTCGAGGCCGACGCCTCCGGCTACTTCCGCATCGCCCGTATCTACCCGGGCGAGAACTGGAACCCGTATTCGCGCTCGCCGCTGGCCGAGCCGGGTGTCGCGGTCAAGCCGGGCGAGTTCCTGATCGCGGTCGACGGCGTCGACGCGCGCAGCGTCAAGAACGTCTACCAGCTGCTGCAGAACAAGGGCGAGGTGGACGTGGTGCTGCGGATCAACGGCAAGCCCGCCGCCGCCGGCAGCCGCGAGGTGCGTGTGCGCACGATCACCTCCGAGCTCGGCCTTCGCTATCTGGACTGGGTCGCCTCGCGCCGCGCGCTGGTCGATCGCCTCTCCGGCGGCCGCATCGGCTACATCCACGTGCCCAACACCGCGGTCGAAGGCAACCGCGAGCTGTTCAAGGGCATGCTGGCCTATGCCGACAAGGACGCGCTGATCATCGACGACCGCTACAACGGCGGCGGCTTCATCCCCGACCGCATGATCGAGCTGGTCGCGCGCCAGCCGCTGAACTACTGGAAGCGGCGCGGGCTCGACCCGCAGGCGACGCCGCTGCTGTCGCACACCGGCCCGAAGGCGATGCTGACCAACGGCCTGTCCAGCTCCGGCGGCGATGCCTTCCCGTACTACTTCAAGAAGCTCGGCCTCGGCAAGGTCATCGGCACGCGCACCTGGGGCGGCCTGATCGGCATCTCCGGCAATCCGTCGCTGGCCGACGGCGGCTCGATCCTGGCGGCGACGTTCCGCTTCCTCGGCACGGATGGCCGCTGGGCGGTCGAGAACGAGGGCGTCAGCCCGGACATCGAGGTCATCGACCGGCCGGAGGCAATCGCCGCCGGCCGCGACCCGAGCATCGAGAAGGCGGTGGAGGTGCTGCTGGCCGAGCTCGAGCGCCAGCCGGCGCAGCGGGTGACGGCACCGCCGCCACCGACCGATTTCGGCGAGCCGCAGGCCTCAGCCAAGCGCTAG
- the folP gene encoding dihydropteroate synthase, translated as MFAISLDCNGRPLVLDRPRIAGILNVTPDSFSDGGRWPDVGRAVEQGLRLAAEGADLIDVGGESTRPGAEPVDAAAEIARVVPVIEALARQSAVPISIDTSKPEVMRAAVAAGAGLVNDVYALRLDGALEAVAALGVPVCLMHMQGEPRTMQAAPEYADVVAEVHRFLAERLFACQMAGIDKKKILVDPGFGFGKNLEHNLALLRELRRFAELGPVFAGLSRKAMIGTLTGHAEVEARAAGSAAAALIAVQRGAAIVRVHDVAITRDALAVWQGVAAGEKPSAARAAAGTPRTPWDED; from the coding sequence ATGTTCGCCATCTCGCTCGACTGCAACGGCCGCCCGCTGGTCCTCGATCGCCCGCGCATCGCGGGCATCCTCAACGTGACGCCTGATTCGTTCTCCGACGGTGGCCGCTGGCCGGACGTGGGGCGAGCGGTCGAGCAGGGCCTGCGCCTGGCGGCCGAAGGGGCCGACCTGATCGACGTCGGCGGCGAATCGACGCGTCCGGGAGCCGAGCCGGTCGACGCCGCCGCCGAGATCGCGCGCGTGGTGCCGGTGATCGAGGCGCTGGCGCGGCAATCGGCGGTGCCGATCTCGATCGATACCTCCAAGCCCGAGGTGATGCGCGCGGCGGTCGCCGCCGGTGCCGGGCTGGTCAACGACGTCTACGCGCTGCGCCTGGACGGTGCGCTGGAGGCCGTCGCCGCGCTCGGCGTGCCGGTGTGCCTGATGCACATGCAGGGCGAGCCGCGCACGATGCAGGCGGCGCCCGAGTACGCCGATGTCGTCGCCGAGGTCCACCGGTTCCTGGCCGAGCGGCTGTTCGCCTGCCAGATGGCCGGCATCGACAAGAAGAAGATCCTCGTCGATCCGGGCTTCGGCTTCGGCAAGAACCTCGAACACAATCTTGCGCTGCTGCGCGAGCTGCGCCGCTTCGCCGAACTCGGGCCGGTCTTCGCCGGGCTTTCGCGCAAGGCGATGATCGGCACGCTGACCGGCCATGCCGAGGTCGAAGCGCGCGCTGCCGGCTCCGCGGCGGCGGCATTGATCGCCGTGCAGCGCGGCGCGGCGATCGTGCGCGTGCACGACGTGGCGATCACGCGCGATGCGCTGGCGGTCTGGCAGGGCGTGGCGGCCGGCGAGAAGCCGTCCGCGGCCCGCGCCGCGGCGGGTACGCCGCGCACGCCCTGGGACGAGGACTGA
- the ftsH gene encoding ATP-dependent zinc metalloprotease FtsH, protein MNDMAKNLLLWVVIAVVLLTVFQSFNPRGAESREPVSYTEFMAQVRNGQVDQVTVGNDNRSLEATLKNGSTLRTTFLPTDSNIDELQKNVAKVIVQPPDNRTSVLRMLFEWLPILLFIGILIYFMRQMQAGAGGRGAMSFGRSRAKLQGEDQIKITFADVAGCDEAKEEVSELVDFLRDPSKFTKLGGKIPRGVLMVGSPGTGKTLLAKAIAGEAKVPFFSISGSDFVEMFVGVGAARVRDMFEQAKKHAPCIIFIDEIDAVGRHRGAGLGGGHDEREQTLNQLLVEMDGFEGSEGVIVIAATNRPDVLDPALLRPGRFDRQVVVPLPDIKGREHILKVHMRKVPVAADVEPIVIARGTPGFSGADLANLVNEAALFAARENAREVTMLHFERAKDKIMMGAERRSMIMSEDEKKLTAYHEAGHAIVGLSVPLHDPVHKVTIIPRGRALGVTMYLPEQDRHSYSKTELASRLASLYGGRVAEELIFGEDRVTTGASNDIERATQMARNMVTKWGLSDEMGPIAYGEQEDEVFLGRSVTQHKNVSDATARKIDEVVRSILGREYARAKDILTEKMDVLHAMADALLTYETIDREQVEDIMQGRTPKPPKDWSGPPKKAGGEGGSRGGESPIGGPAVQPRAAAD, encoded by the coding sequence ATGAATGACATGGCCAAGAATCTGTTGCTCTGGGTGGTGATCGCAGTCGTCCTGCTCACCGTCTTCCAGAGCTTCAACCCGCGTGGCGCGGAAAGCCGCGAGCCGGTCTCCTATACCGAGTTCATGGCGCAGGTCCGCAACGGCCAGGTCGACCAGGTCACCGTCGGCAACGACAACCGCTCGCTCGAGGCGACCCTCAAGAACGGCTCGACGCTGCGCACGACCTTCCTGCCGACCGACAGCAACATCGACGAGCTGCAGAAGAACGTCGCCAAGGTCATCGTGCAGCCGCCCGACAACCGCACCTCGGTGCTGCGCATGCTGTTCGAGTGGCTGCCGATCCTGCTGTTCATCGGCATCCTGATCTATTTCATGCGCCAGATGCAGGCCGGCGCCGGCGGGCGCGGCGCGATGTCGTTCGGCCGGTCGCGCGCCAAGCTGCAGGGCGAGGACCAGATCAAGATCACCTTCGCCGATGTCGCCGGCTGCGACGAGGCCAAGGAGGAGGTCTCCGAACTGGTCGACTTCCTGCGCGACCCCTCCAAGTTCACCAAGCTCGGCGGCAAGATCCCGCGCGGCGTGCTGATGGTCGGCTCGCCCGGCACCGGCAAGACGCTGCTGGCGAAGGCGATCGCCGGCGAGGCCAAGGTGCCGTTCTTCTCGATCTCCGGCTCGGATTTCGTCGAGATGTTCGTCGGCGTGGGCGCGGCGCGCGTGCGCGACATGTTCGAGCAGGCCAAGAAGCACGCGCCGTGCATCATCTTCATCGACGAGATCGACGCGGTCGGCCGTCATCGCGGTGCCGGCCTCGGCGGCGGGCACGACGAGCGCGAGCAGACCCTCAACCAGCTGCTGGTCGAGATGGACGGCTTCGAGGGCAGCGAGGGCGTGATCGTCATCGCCGCCACCAACCGCCCCGACGTGCTCGACCCGGCGCTGCTGCGCCCGGGCCGCTTCGACCGCCAGGTCGTCGTGCCGCTGCCGGACATCAAGGGCCGCGAGCACATCCTCAAGGTGCACATGCGCAAGGTGCCGGTCGCCGCCGACGTCGAGCCGATCGTCATCGCGCGCGGCACGCCGGGCTTCTCCGGCGCGGACCTGGCCAACCTCGTCAACGAGGCGGCGCTGTTCGCCGCGCGCGAGAACGCGCGCGAGGTGACGATGCTGCATTTCGAGCGCGCCAAGGACAAGATCATGATGGGTGCCGAGCGGCGCTCGATGATCATGAGCGAGGACGAGAAGAAGCTGACCGCCTACCACGAGGCCGGCCATGCGATCGTCGGCCTGTCGGTGCCGCTGCACGATCCGGTGCACAAGGTCACGATCATCCCGCGCGGCCGCGCGCTCGGCGTCACGATGTACCTGCCCGAGCAGGACCGCCACAGCTACAGCAAGACCGAGCTGGCCAGCCGGTTGGCGAGCCTCTACGGCGGCCGCGTCGCCGAGGAGCTGATCTTCGGCGAGGACCGCGTCACCACCGGCGCCTCCAACGACATCGAGCGCGCCACGCAGATGGCGCGCAACATGGTCACCAAGTGGGGCCTGTCGGACGAGATGGGTCCGATCGCCTACGGCGAGCAGGAGGACGAGGTGTTCCTCGGCCGCTCGGTGACCCAGCACAAGAACGTCTCGGACGCGACCGCACGCAAGATCGACGAGGTCGTGCGCAGCATCCTGGGCCGCGAGTACGCGCGTGCGAAGGACATCCTGACAGAGAAGATGGACGTCCTGCACGCGATGGCCGACGCGCTGCTGACCTACGAGACGATCGACCGCGAACAGGTCGAGGACATCATGCAGGGCCGCACGCCCAAGCCGCCGAAGGACTGGAGCGGCCCGCCGAAGAAGGCGGGCGGCGAGGGCGGCAGCCGCGGCGGCGAGAGCCCGATCGGCGGGCCGGCCGTGCAGCCGCGCGCGGCCGCCGACTGA
- the rlmE gene encoding 23S rRNA (uridine(2552)-2'-O)-methyltransferase RlmE has protein sequence MARSKSSHRWLKEHFADPYVKRAQAEGWRSRAVFKLEELIERDDLLQPGMTVVDLGAAPGGWSQMVRDRLGDRGRVIGLDILPMQGIAGVDFIEGDFREESVLATLEQTLDGTPVDLVLSDMAPNMSGMTAVDQPRAMHLAELAEAFAAEHLRPGGAYLTKLFHGPGFDDYVRRLRAAYQRVSIRKPKASRARSPEVYALATGKR, from the coding sequence ATGGCGCGCAGCAAATCCAGCCATCGTTGGCTCAAGGAACATTTCGCCGACCCGTACGTCAAGCGCGCCCAGGCCGAGGGCTGGCGCTCGCGGGCGGTATTCAAGCTCGAGGAACTGATCGAGCGCGACGACCTGCTCCAGCCGGGCATGACCGTCGTGGATCTGGGTGCCGCGCCGGGCGGATGGTCGCAGATGGTGCGCGACCGGCTCGGCGACCGCGGCCGCGTGATCGGACTGGACATCCTGCCGATGCAGGGCATCGCGGGGGTCGATTTCATCGAGGGCGATTTTCGCGAGGAGAGCGTGCTGGCCACGCTGGAGCAGACCCTGGACGGCACGCCGGTCGATCTTGTGCTTTCGGACATGGCCCCCAACATGAGCGGCATGACCGCGGTGGACCAGCCCCGGGCGATGCACCTGGCCGAACTGGCCGAGGCGTTCGCGGCGGAGCACCTGCGGCCGGGCGGGGCCTATCTGACCAAGTTGTTCCACGGCCCGGGTTTCGACGATTACGTCAGGCGCTTGCGCGCGGCCTACCAGCGCGTCAGCATCCGTAAGCCGAAAGCCTCGCGGGCGCGCAGTCCCGAGGTCTACGCGCTGGCCACCGGCAAGCGCTAG
- the yhbY gene encoding ribosome assembly RNA-binding protein YhbY has protein sequence MSLNPNQKRYLRGLAHPLHPLVQVGQRGISDALLAELDLALTHHELVKVRLAGDRDQRQDQIAAILAASRAELVQAIGGIICLYRRNPDQPAISLPK, from the coding sequence ATGTCGTTGAACCCGAACCAGAAACGCTACCTGCGCGGGCTCGCGCATCCCCTGCATCCGCTGGTCCAGGTCGGCCAGCGCGGTATCAGCGACGCGCTGCTGGCCGAACTGGACCTGGCCCTGACGCATCACGAGCTGGTCAAGGTCCGCCTGGCGGGCGATCGCGACCAGCGCCAGGACCAGATCGCGGCGATCCTGGCCGCCAGCCGCGCCGAGCTGGTGCAGGCGATCGGCGGCATCATCTGCCTGTACCGCCGCAACCCCGACCAGCCGGCGATCAGCCTGCCCAAGTAG
- a CDS encoding Mth938-like domain-containing protein → MQLIHDRPEGYFFIRGCTPEAVTVIDRELRASFLLAPDAIVEAWPVREAAAIGADAVAALLALQPELVLIGTGVRQVFPPREHLVTLMRRGIGVEVMDNAAAGRTYNLLAAEGRRVVAAFVLPG, encoded by the coding sequence GTGCAACTGATCCACGACCGCCCCGAAGGCTACTTCTTCATTCGAGGCTGCACGCCGGAAGCGGTCACCGTGATCGACCGCGAGCTGCGCGCCAGCTTCCTGCTCGCGCCGGACGCCATCGTCGAGGCGTGGCCGGTCCGCGAGGCCGCGGCGATCGGCGCGGACGCCGTCGCCGCACTGCTGGCGCTGCAGCCGGAACTGGTCCTGATCGGTACCGGCGTGCGCCAGGTGTTCCCGCCACGCGAGCACCTGGTGACGCTGATGCGCCGGGGCATCGGCGTGGAGGTCATGGACAATGCCGCGGCGGGGCGCACCTACAACCTGCTGGCCGCCGAAGGCCGGCGTGTCGTGGCCGCCTTCGTCCTGCCCGGATAG